A region of Massilia sp. KIM DNA encodes the following proteins:
- the hpnC gene encoding squalene synthase HpnC, with the protein MAVDHYENFPVASFLLPRRLAPAVEAIYAFARSADDLADEGEATPDERLAALARYERELDGIARGEPSQDPMFVRLATVVEEFALPLQPMRDLLSAFRQDVVTTRYPDYPALLDYCRRSADPVGRLMLALYGADHGDNLRDSDAICTALQLINFWQDVAIDLAKGRIYLPLEDLERHGVSEAALLAGVQDGNWRCLMRFEVERARSLMLSGAPLALRLPGRIGWELRMVVQGGLRILEAIERADYDVFQRRPVLRAPDWAVVGWRALRM; encoded by the coding sequence ATGGCCGTCGATCACTACGAGAACTTCCCCGTCGCTTCTTTCCTGCTGCCGCGCCGCCTGGCGCCGGCGGTCGAGGCGATCTACGCCTTCGCCCGCAGCGCCGACGACCTGGCCGACGAGGGCGAGGCCACGCCCGACGAGCGCCTGGCCGCCCTGGCCCGTTATGAGCGCGAGCTGGACGGCATCGCCAGGGGCGAGCCCAGCCAGGACCCGATGTTCGTCCGCTTGGCCACCGTGGTCGAGGAGTTCGCCCTGCCCCTGCAACCCATGCGCGACCTGCTCTCGGCCTTCCGCCAGGACGTGGTCACCACCCGCTACCCCGACTACCCCGCCCTGCTCGACTACTGCCGCCGCTCGGCCGACCCGGTCGGCCGCCTGATGCTGGCCCTGTACGGGGCCGACCATGGCGACAACCTGCGCGACTCCGACGCGATCTGCACCGCCCTGCAACTGATCAATTTTTGGCAGGACGTGGCGATCGACCTGGCCAAGGGCCGCATCTACCTGCCGCTGGAAGACCTGGAGCGCCACGGGGTAAGCGAAGCCGCCCTGCTGGCCGGGGTCCAGGACGGCAACTGGCGCTGCCTGATGCGTTTCGAGGTCGAGCGGGCGCGCAGCCTGATGCTGTCGGGGGCGCCGCTGGCGCTGCGCCTGCCGGGACGGATCGGCTGGGAACTCAGGATGGTGGTCCAGGGCGGCCTGCGCATCCTGGAAGCGATCGAGCGCGCCGACTACGACGTGTTCCAGCGCCGCCCGGTGCTCAGGGCCCCGGACTGGGCGGTGGTGGGCTGGCGCGCCCTGCGCATGTAG
- the hpnD gene encoding presqualene diphosphate synthase HpnD, giving the protein MSPDEYCQQKTLQSGSSFYYSFLFLPPERRRAITALYAFCREVDDTVDDATDSSVARIKLAWWRTEVSSMYKGTPTHPVTQALKPHVEVYKLEEKHLLAIVDGMEMDLDQSRYLDYAGLQRYCWHVAGVVGILSASIFGYTNPQTLAYAEKLGLAFQLTNIIRDVGEDARKGRIYLPVNELQQFNVTAADLLNARHSEKFEALMRFQTERAQRTYDEALALLPKEDRRAQRPGLMMAAIYRTLLDEIQRDGFHVLTQRISLTPLRKLWLAWKTYVRA; this is encoded by the coding sequence ATGTCCCCAGACGAATACTGCCAGCAAAAGACGCTCCAGAGCGGCTCCAGCTTCTATTACAGCTTCCTGTTCCTGCCGCCCGAACGCCGGCGCGCGATCACGGCGCTGTATGCGTTCTGCCGCGAGGTCGACGACACCGTCGACGACGCCACCGACAGCTCGGTGGCGCGCATCAAGCTGGCCTGGTGGCGCACCGAGGTGTCGAGCATGTACAAGGGCACCCCGACCCACCCGGTGACCCAGGCCCTGAAGCCCCACGTGGAGGTCTACAAGCTGGAAGAGAAGCACCTGCTGGCCATCGTGGACGGCATGGAGATGGACCTGGACCAGAGCCGCTACCTCGATTACGCCGGCCTGCAGCGCTATTGCTGGCACGTGGCCGGCGTGGTCGGCATCCTGTCGGCCAGCATCTTCGGCTACACCAATCCGCAGACCCTGGCCTATGCCGAGAAGCTGGGCCTGGCCTTCCAGCTCACCAACATCATCCGCGACGTCGGCGAGGATGCGCGCAAGGGCCGGATCTACCTGCCGGTGAACGAGCTGCAGCAGTTCAACGTCACCGCGGCCGACCTGCTGAACGCCCGCCACAGCGAAAAGTTCGAGGCGCTGATGCGCTTCCAGACCGAGCGCGCGCAGCGCACCTACGACGAGGCCCTGGCCCTGCTGCCCAAGGAAGACCGGCGCGCCCAGCGTCCGGGCCTGATGATGGCGGCGATCTACCGCACCCTGCTGGACGAGATCCAGCGCGACGGTTTCCACGTCCTCACCCAGCGCATCTCGCTCACGCCCCTGCGCAAGCTGTGGCTGGCCTGGAAAACCTATGTCCGTGCCTGA